The Sporosarcina ureae genome includes a region encoding these proteins:
- a CDS encoding helix-turn-helix transcriptional regulator, protein MSFGTQLREYRDEYLHISQKQMAEDLGVDGATMSRYESSERAFPIYLVPLIQKIYNIPDDVLLAMILDKPLKTVRPFSNQTLDSTATYEKGFLAQYGSLIENEPLLKEFILRASSLDHENRQLLLSGMLNLMQLFDNQTSK, encoded by the coding sequence ATGAGTTTCGGAACACAATTACGAGAATACCGCGATGAGTATTTACATATTTCACAAAAACAGATGGCAGAGGACCTTGGAGTCGACGGGGCGACGATGTCCAGATATGAATCGAGTGAACGGGCTTTCCCCATTTATTTAGTACCGCTTATTCAGAAAATCTATAACATACCGGATGATGTATTACTTGCGATGATTCTGGACAAACCGTTAAAGACGGTACGCCCTTTTTCGAATCAAACGCTCGACAGTACCGCCACATACGAAAAAGGCTTTTTAGCGCAATACGGATCGCTCATTGAAAACGAACCACTGCTAAAAGAATTTATTTTACGGGCCAGTTCATTGGACCACGAAAACCGCCAGTTGTTGCTGTCAGGCATGTTGAACCTTATGCAGCTATTCGATAATCAAACAAGTAAATGA
- a CDS encoding transcriptional regulator, which yields MLVIQRIKPFFTRKEEFNLRLVFAYQYFSIKRNDEVFQFIPTEGKEIVVNTKSLQIENLGEVFVFQRGSRFIRIPLYQLLLVSDLHLHLSTILEGAMGLEGHLQEEYMREADGLVEKLEQDNWERMVDYALETKNQLLFKELMEGLRVI from the coding sequence ATGCTAGTCATACAGCGAATCAAGCCGTTTTTCACCAGGAAAGAAGAATTCAACTTACGCCTTGTATTCGCTTATCAATATTTCTCGATTAAGCGAAATGATGAGGTATTTCAATTCATCCCTACAGAAGGTAAAGAAATCGTTGTGAATACGAAAAGTCTGCAGATTGAGAACTTAGGAGAAGTGTTCGTCTTTCAGCGAGGCAGCAGGTTTATACGGATCCCACTTTATCAATTGTTACTAGTTTCCGATTTGCATTTACATTTGTCGACTATACTCGAAGGAGCGATGGGATTGGAAGGCCATCTACAGGAAGAGTACATGCGTGAAGCGGACGGTTTGGTGGAGAAGTTGGAGCAAGATAACTGGGAACGAATGGTAGATTATGCGCTAGAAACGAAAAACCAGCTCTTGTTTAAGGAGTTGATGGAAGGACTGCGAGTAATTTGA